The Chamaesiphon minutus PCC 6605 DNA window CTGGAGCGCAATATCTCCTCCAAGCAGCGATCGAACAATCTTTGGCTGCTAGTCTCGCTAGTCTCGATTATATGTGGACAGATCGCGCGATCGTTATCTCGATCTCGGCTATCTTGAGCGGTTTGTGGATGCCGATCTTCTACTATCCGCTCCAACTCTGGTGGCAAAAAATCTTCGCTGCTACGAAATTAACTTAGACGAGATCTTAAGTTAGGAGCGGGGAGCGGGGAGTTGCGGCTGACGTTTCTCCTGACAGACTCGATCGCCGCTAAACTAGTAAATACCAGGATTTAAGAATTGATAGGATTGCGAAAAGTGCGGTCTTGGGGTTTCCCCAAGTGAAGCACCTTTTCAAGACAAGGTTGTCGGTACTATCCACTCATTCACTCATCCACTCATTTGCTCTCTAACTTGAGACTCGAAGGACGATCCGAAGTTCATGAGTTACTGCCTCAATCCTAGTTGCGTGCGTCCAGAAAATCCGCCTCAGAGTAATTTCTGCCGTAGTTGTGGCGGGAGATTAAGACTGCGCGATCGCTATTTGGCGGTAGAACCGATCGGGCAAGGTGGATTCGGACGCACGTTTAAAGCGATCGATGAGGACAAACCATCGAAGCCTTTTTGTGTCATCAAGCAATTTTTCCCGCAAGTAGAAGGCACTAATGCTGCACAGAAAGCAGCGGAATTATTTACTCAAGAAGCGAGTGCGCTGGAACAATTAGATTATCCCAATATTCCCGAATTACTAGCCTATTTTATTACACCAGATGGTCGTCAATATTTAGTACAAGAATTTATTGACGGTCAAAATCTTAAAACTGAGTTAGAACTTCAGGGTAAGTTTTCAGTCGCTCGAACTAGGGAATTATTATTGACAATCTTACCAACTTTAGCCTATATCCATCACTTGGGATTTATCCATCGCGATATCAAGCCCGAAAATATCATTCGGCGCACTAATGATGGTAGTTTGTATTTAGTTGATTTTGGGGCGGCTAAAATCGCTTCAGCCGAGCCGCCAGCAAAAGGAACGACCATCGGCACGCCAGAGTTTATGGCACCAGAACAAGGCTGGGGTAAGGCTTTTGTCTCTAGCGATCTCTACAGTTTGGGGATGACTTGTCTCAATTTATTGACTGGAGTTTCCCCCCTAGCCCTATTTGATGATAGTCAAAATCGCTGGATTTGGCGAGATAGTCTAACCACCGAGATCGACCCAAAATTAGGCGCAGTTTTGGATAAACTAATCGAGCCGCGCCCGATCGATCGCTATCAAACAGCCAAAGAAGCGATCGAGGCTTTGCAAGCCGATCTTATCTCTAATCTGCCAGTCGCGGTTACTCCTGATTCGCCCCCAGCGATCCCAACAACTAATTCCGCTCCAGTTACTTATCTGCCCACAATTAATACCAGCAATAATTGGAGTTGCAACTATACATTTGAATGGCATCGCAAACCGATTAATACCCTCGATTTATCTACCGATGGTCGATATTTAATTAGCGGCGATGATGGCGGCACTGTCGCAATTTGGAACTTAAGCATTCCCCAACAACCGATCGCGACATATAGTACTAATAATGCGATCTATGCCGTTGCCATTAGCCCCAATCTCAGTCAAGTTGCTAGCGGTGACAAAAAGCGGCGCGTTCAACTCCGACGCAAGGAATCAGTTATCAATTCGGTTCAGGAACTACGTGCAGATCTGAGTAATTTAGATAGTCACAATGGGTTTGTTTATAGCGTGCGCTTTAGTCCCGACGGCAAGATTTTAGCGAGCGGGGGAGCCGATCGGCGGATTCGATTGTGGAATGCCGAGACGAGTAAAATTATCTATACGCTCGATGGACATCAAGAGTCGGTAATGGCGATGCAGTTTATGCTCAATGGCAAGATTTTAATCAGTGCGGGTGCCGATCGCACGATTAGATTTTGGGATTTGGAGCACAAGCAATTACTCAAGACGATCGAGGCTCATACCCAGACAATTCACGCTTTGGCAATTAGTAGAGATAACAAAGTTATTATCAGCGGTAGTACCGATCGCACCGTCCAAGTTCGTCAATTAGGCACCTCTACTCATCATACTCTCCAAGGCCATCAGGATGGAGTTCTGAGCGTTGCAATTAGTCCCGATGGCAAAACCATCGCTTCTGGCTCGATGGATGGCGTGGTGAACCTTTGGGACGCCGATACCAAATCATCGATCGCTAGTTTCCAAGCTCATCAAAGCGCGGTTAAATCGATCGTCTTTCACCCGCAAGGACAAACCCTAATTACCGCTAGCTGGGATCGCACGATTAAAATTTGGCAAGCAAGTTAAGGGTGGATGGGTAATGGTTAAAAGGACGCAAGCGTTCCCAACTTCCCAACTCCCCGCTCCCCGCCCTAATTCAACTGCTCGTCCAAATTATTCCCATAGGCTCCCGCACGACGATAGTGGGTTTCGATGCTAATCAGATCGTCGATATTTTGGTCGATCGTATTGCAAATCATATCGAGAGGTAAATCGTTAGGATCGGTGCCAAATGGGTTTTCAATTTCTACGCCGATCGCTTCAATACCAAATAAAATAAAACTAACGAGAACGACGGCTGGTGCTGTCCACCATCTGAGTTCTTCGACAACTTGAAATGGTAATAATAAGCAATAAATTAGCAGTAATTGTTTGAGGTGAATTGCATATGCCATTGGCATTGGCGTCCGCAAAATTCGTTCGCACGCGCCGAGATTATCGACTAAACTGTTGAGCAGACCTTGCAGTTCGTTCATTTGATACAAGCTAATCTGCCCCTGCTCCTGCTTTGCTTGGAGAAAGTCACTAATCCAAAAGGCAATTTCTAAAGGTGGATTTTTGACAGTCATGAGCTTAGAAAATTGAAGTGGAGAGACAAGTTTGGACACCCGTTCATCGATCGATTGCGAGCGCAAGTGCAATTTCGTTGCAAAAGCAAAGGCTACTAAAAGTTTGAGGGATTGCTCTTTTTCATGTCGATGAATCGGATTCAGTTCGGCAATAGCAACCCAAATCAATCGAGATAAATTACGAATATGATTGACGATACTGCCCCAAGCTTTTCTCCCTTCCCAAAATCTTTCATAGGCGGTATTCGTCCGAAATACTAGTAATAGTCCTAATACAATGCTAGGAATGATACCACCTAAAGCTTTGGCAGCAACGGGAATTTTATAAAAAGATAAAACTGAAACAAATAAGCCAAAAGCTCCACACCACAGAACTCGACTGCGAATGGTTGGTATCACCGAACCTTTGATTTTCAAGGCGGAGCTAAACCAGTTTCGATCTAAATTCATGGGATAGGTGGTAAAGAATGGATGGGTGGATGGGTGGATGGGTGGATGAATAGATAGTACAGACACGCTAATCCTGTCGATCCTTAAATCCCGATCGGTGGATTTGTTTGTGGGTTAATCTTATAATTCTTCAGTTTGGACTGCAACGATCGACTCATCTTTCAATTGTCTGTGTTTGCCATCGACTAACGCACTGACTGTGATATCACCCATGACGTTGATTGCCGTGCGACAGCGATCGAGAAACCAGTCTACCGTAATCAGAATTGGAATATGCTCAGTCGGTAAACTTACCGAGCTAAATACCAAAGTCATCGTGACTAAACCTGCTTCTGGAATTCCGGCTGCACCTACAGATGCGACGATCGAAGTTAAGACTACCACTACCTGTTGTACCAAGTCGAGATTTCGTCCCCATACTTGCAAGATAAATAATGCTGACATCGCTTCAGAAAGCGCAGTGCCATCATTATTAAAGTTACTCTAATTGCTCTGAGGACAATGCCAAATGATAGCGCGACAAAGATTAATGAAATTACATTGTAGATGCTAGCTGCGGGCACATGAGTTAATGTTGCCACCAGTAACAAAAAAATCGCTGAGTTCATCTATTATCTAACCTTCGCAGTCAATTTCACCACTTTCGGAGATATTCAGTTAAGTTATTGTTGATGTAGATCGTTTAGCGATCGACATCACGATCTTAACCGGGTAGCCTACACTCCCGTCGGAAAATCCTCAAGTGTAGCAATCTTCCAAATTCAGGTTAGTGGTGGAAAATTAGATCGGGTGGCTATATTCGATCGGGGTGGATTGAGACCCTATGTATTACTTGGGAATAAACTGCTAAATTATGACCTACTGTTTAGGAATTATCTCCGCTCACGGACTGGTAATGGTAGCCGATTCCCGTACCAATGCAGGTGTCGATTATATTTCTACCTATCGGAAAATGTTTGATTTCTCGGTATCTGGAGATCGAACGATCTTGCTATGTACTTCTGGAAATCTCTCGATTACCCAA harbors:
- a CDS encoding serine/threonine-protein kinase, whose translation is MSYCLNPSCVRPENPPQSNFCRSCGGRLRLRDRYLAVEPIGQGGFGRTFKAIDEDKPSKPFCVIKQFFPQVEGTNAAQKAAELFTQEASALEQLDYPNIPELLAYFITPDGRQYLVQEFIDGQNLKTELELQGKFSVARTRELLLTILPTLAYIHHLGFIHRDIKPENIIRRTNDGSLYLVDFGAAKIASAEPPAKGTTIGTPEFMAPEQGWGKAFVSSDLYSLGMTCLNLLTGVSPLALFDDSQNRWIWRDSLTTEIDPKLGAVLDKLIEPRPIDRYQTAKEAIEALQADLISNLPVAVTPDSPPAIPTTNSAPVTYLPTINTSNNWSCNYTFEWHRKPINTLDLSTDGRYLISGDDGGTVAIWNLSIPQQPIATYSTNNAIYAVAISPNLSQVASGDKKRRVQLRRKESVINSVQELRADLSNLDSHNGFVYSVRFSPDGKILASGGADRRIRLWNAETSKIIYTLDGHQESVMAMQFMLNGKILISAGADRTIRFWDLEHKQLLKTIEAHTQTIHALAISRDNKVIISGSTDRTVQVRQLGTSTHHTLQGHQDGVLSVAISPDGKTIASGSMDGVVNLWDADTKSSIASFQAHQSAVKSIVFHPQGQTLITASWDRTIKIWQAS
- a CDS encoding bestrophin family protein, which produces MNLDRNWFSSALKIKGSVIPTIRSRVLWCGAFGLFVSVLSFYKIPVAAKALGGIIPSIVLGLLLVFRTNTAYERFWEGRKAWGSIVNHIRNLSRLIWVAIAELNPIHRHEKEQSLKLLVAFAFATKLHLRSQSIDERVSKLVSPLQFSKLMTVKNPPLEIAFWISDFLQAKQEQGQISLYQMNELQGLLNSLVDNLGACERILRTPMPMAYAIHLKQLLLIYCLLLPFQVVEELRWWTAPAVVLVSFILFGIEAIGVEIENPFGTDPNDLPLDMICNTIDQNIDDLISIETHYRRAGAYGNNLDEQLN